The segment GTCAAGAGTTTTCGGTCTCATGCCGAATTGACTCAAGCATGCTTCTCGGGCGACGGCAAATTCGTGGCCACAGCAAGTCGCTCGGTCAAAATCTGGGATGTGGCGACGGGCCGTGCGATGGGCAAACTGGAATCACCTCACTTGGGACCGGTTCGCAGCGTTGCGTTTTCACCGCTGCCGATCGGCGAGATGGACCATGTCATCGCAACGGGCGGGGATGATGGGATGACCCGTCTCTGGAAATGGGACTCGGCGGCACAGTCGATCACGCCACTGCAGACTCTAGGCAAGAGCAACATCGCACGCATTCGGCGAGTTGCGTTTTCACTGGACGCCAAACGGTTGATAGCGGTCGGCGATCGCGGTCACGTTGCAATCTGGGAAATGGGCAAGAAGGAACCAAGGTGGACGTTCGACTCGCCCAAAGTCGGAGACTTCGTATCGGCGGCATTTTCGAGTGATGGCGATTGCGTCGCGACGGGCAGCACGGATCACCAAGCGCGTGTTTGGATGCTTGGCGACGACCATGATTTAGGTCAGCCGGTCGTTCTTAATGGTCACGCCGACGTCATCCGTGACGTGGGCGTGATCGGCAGCGGGCAAACGTTACGTGTGCTGACGGCATCCGATGACGACTCAGCGCGAGTCTGGGATCCGCGCCTGGGATCGCTCGATGCCGACGGAGAGCGAGAGCAGGGACGCGAGATCGTGTCGCTGCGCCGCCACAGCGGTGATGTCACCTCGGTTGACGCTAGCCGCAACGGCCAACTATTGATGACCTCCGGCGATGACGGCAAAGTGATCCTGTGGCCTGCCGAGGCACCGCATATAATCGAGTCCACCAACCTGTTTGACTCGCTTGATGAACTGTGAGCTTTCATGAATCACCGCTGTGCCGAAGAACCGTCGACTCACCTGTCACTGCTCGATCGAGCAAGAGACGGTGACGACGAGGGCTGGCGGATGTTGATTCAAGTGTATGGGCCACTCGTTTACGGCTGGATTCGTCGGTGCGGAGTCCAATCGGCCGACGCCGCCGACGTGATGCAAGAGACTTTCTTGGCCGTATCCAAGGCGCTTGGCCGATTCGATGCCGATCGATGCGATGCGACATTTCGCGGTTGGCTGTGGACGATCGCCAAGCACAAACTTCGCGACCGCCAGCGTGCCGACGCGCGGGTGCCGACGATCCTCGACATTTCCGCGATCGAGTGGTCCATCGTCGATGACGCGGATCCACCGAGCGAATTGGACGATGATGTCGCATCCGTTCGATTACGAATGCTGGAAGTGTTGCGAGCATCAATAGACGCTCGAACTTGGCAGATGTTTTGGCGGACGGCTGTGGACGGCTGCGATCCGGCGACGGTGGCAGATGAAATGAACGTCAGTCGATGGGCCGTCTACAAGGCACGTGCTCGAGTGCTGCAGCGACTAAAAAAAGAATTGTCCGATTTTCAGTCCTGATGTGTCCAATCATTTCGTTGGGTAGTCGGAAACCCGATCATTCTCGCCTGAAAGCCAACGAAATGCTTGCGATCAACACCGGCTGTTTAACGGCCAATGAAATGGCCAATTTGATTGGCGGAAAAATGGAACCGGCCGATTTTGACTCGGCCGCAGAGCACGTCGACGGATGCGAGAGCTGTCAAAAACTGGCCCAGCAACTTGATTTACCTTCGCTGTGTCTCGATGAACCACTTCTACGAGATCCGCAAGGCGTTGCGGTGCAAACTGAATCGGCGTGCCAGTTTGCAATCCACCGACTGCTGGACCGTTCGCACGTGCAAGAGCAAACGGTTCCGCCGATTGACCGACTTGGGCCATATCAAATCCTGCGAGACCTCGGCCAAGGCGGGATGGGGACCGTTTGCCTTGCCCAGCATGATCGTCTGAAACGCCATTGCGCGATCAAGCTGTTACCGCCGTCCCGTGTCAGCCAACCGGGATGGCTCGATCGATTTGAACGCGAAATGGCCGCCGTCGCGTCGCTTGAACATCCGGGGATTGTGCGGGCCAGCGACGCGGGCTGCGAATCGGGCTGGCACTATTTAGTGATGGAATACTTGGACGGACTCGACGTCGGACGTGTCGCCAATCGTGTCGGCAAACTTTCTATCGCGGATGCATGTGAAATCGTCCGTCAAGCCGCGATGGCGCTTGGGCACGTTCATGGTTCGGGGTTAGTGCATCGCGACGTCAAACCGTCCAATTTAATGCTGACTCGCGCCGGCATTGTCAAGCTATTGGATTTAGGGCTGGTTTTACCGGGCGACGATCCGCTCGCGACTGACGACCGCTTAACAACCGTCGGCCATTTGATGGGAACTCTGCCCGCAATGTCGCCCGAACAATTGATCGACAGCCGGCAAGTTGATACGTCGGCCGACGTCTATTCGCTCGGCGCGACTCTGTTTCGTTTGATTGGCGGAAAGTGGCCTTTTGCCAGCGATCGAGGAATCGCGGCGCGAGTACTAGCGATCACCAATCAATCGCCACCCGTCCTGTCGAGTGTTCGCCCGGAAGTGAACGCTAAACTTGATAAGTTTGTTGGCCAAATGCTTGACCGAGATCCACTTCGTCGACCTAGTGCGAATGTCGTGGCGGATCAGATCAGTCAGTGGGCTGCGGAGGCGGATCTAAAAACGTTGATTCGCCACGCCGAACAGATGAATGAACCGGCGAACGTTTCGTTGGCTTCGATGCCCCAACCGAGCCGGAACGAATCGCTGCCGCCGATCGACAACTTATATAAACGGTTCACCGGCGGTTTCTGGCCGCTGGCATGGTTGGCGGTAGGGGCGGTCCTTGCGACCGTGGTGATTCAGATTCAAACCAAACGAGGAACCGTCGTCGTAACGACTGACGGCGACGACACCAAAGTCGAGGTAGTTTCCAATGACGGAGCGATTCCCGGCGAGACAAAAGCCGCTGTTCCCGCGCGTCTTTACCTCGGCAAAGACTTTGATCACTGGATGGACATTTTCCAACGAGAACAACAAATCGAAGCCATCGGGCAAGCCATGCGAGCGATCGAGTTGCTGTCGCGAGATACCGAGCACCGCAGCAAAGCGGCGATGCGAACCTTAGAACTTGCCAACGAGTACGGCACCTATCAGGTCAACGAAAACCCCGATGCTGGCATCCTAGGATATGGCGCCCCTTCACCGACGCCCGAACGATTCATGGGTTACTTGACCGAGGTGTTCTCAAACTACTTTCCGCTGCCGGCGCTCGGCGCGATCGATACCACGCTTGCCGATGGGAATGACAAAGCGAAGGTTGCCACGATATTAGTGCTGAACAAGTACGTCATGGGCGTCTCTCATTCAGCCAATTATCCTGAACGCCAGGAAGCAGCGAAGGAGTTCATCGCCAATTACGTCAAAACAAACGAAGGCAAGAACAGCATCGACCGCTTACTGATGCATTTGGGCGAAGCCGCCGAAGCATTCAAACCCAACAGTCGCGATAGTCTGACGACAGACAACCTGCATGAGTCACCGATCGTTTACGAATCGACATGGGCTCGCCAAGCAGCGTGGGGGACTGCGGTCGAGGTTGTATCCGCGGCCAAAGGAAACGTCGATCCGCCACCATGGATAGCCGGTTACGTGGTTGAGAGAGTTGACCACACGGTCGCGCTGTACCGTGACCGACCGGTCGACCCGAAAAATGGCGAAACGATTTGGGAAACTAGCAATTCCCTTCGCGGCATGATGATGGATGGAACAATTGTTGGTGGAACGGAGCAGGTAGTCCACCCTAACTGGCTGATCGATGGCGAGATTTTGGCGGCGGCGATCGAGATGCGGCGCGAGGGACGCCTGGAATTGCCCACCGAATTTGCCGTCGAGACAATGATGCATCCTGCGCTAGTGTGGTATCCGTGGCCTGATGGGTACGCCAAAGCGATTGAACAACTGACCAAGTTGGATCCGAAAACGCCTCAGTACGTTACCGCACAAGTCGATCGAATTTTGCGAGCAGCCACCACCGAGTACGCTGAAACGCAGCAGTCGAGGACGGTGGGCAGCCTATTTCGAGCTGACCTGTTCGACGTCGTCGGTCCGATCTACGCAAAAAATTTCGCGTCCGCATCGGATGCGAAATCGCGTCTCGAAATCCTTCAGAAGACCAATCAAGATAAAAACGAAACTTTCAAGTTGATGGTTCAGATCCTTAATGAGCGATTAGCGAAAGAGGCTCCGTAGTCTTGACGTGTTCGTGAAGACGCCGCGAAATAGTAACTGCATAAAACGTCTTTAGAAAACCCGCGACGAGACCACCGATGAAGATCCTTTGCTTTAGCGATTTGCACTGCGACCGAGACGCCGCGACGAAACTAGTTTCGCTGGCCGCAGACGTTGACGTCGTGATTGGTGCCGGTGACTTTGCTAATCGCCACAAGGGGCTATCCGACACGCTTGATATATTGTGCCAGATCGATAAACCGGCCGTGCTGGTTCCGGGCAATGGCGAGACCGCAGACGAACTGCGTCAAGCGACCAAGTCGTGGCGATCAGCAACGGTCTTGCATGGGAACGGTTGCGAGATCGACGACGTTTCATACTGGGGCGTGGGTGGCGGGATTCCTGTGACGCCGTTTGGCGACTGGAGCTACGACTTTGACGAAACGCAGGCAGGGGCGCTTTTGTCGGGATGTCCCGATCACGCGATCCTGGTCGTTCATTCGCCACCGATTGATACCGTTGACCACGACAGCAGTGGTCGAATCCGAGGCAGTCAGGCGATTCGAGACACCGTCATGGCCAAAAATCCTCGCCTGGTGGTCTGTGGGCACATCCACAGCGACTGGGGTAACCGAGTCACGCTTGGCCAAACGACGATTCTGAACGCGGGCCCATCGGGAATCGTGATCGACCTAGCCAGTCCTGGGGCAGACGGCTAACTGATTTGATCCAACGCTAGCTCCTCACCAACCCAAACTCGAAATCGCCGGATCATCAGCCCCGGTCTGAAATCAATTTCGATTCGAATCGTGCGTCTTCGTTCGTCTAAATCCGCCGGCAACGGAAACTCGATTCGGCGAGCCAGCGCCAACCAACTGACCGTTGACCAGACCTTTCGATCATCAATCCAAACCCGCTGCAGAAACCACCATCCCGAATAGGTCAAACGGCAAGGCAATGGCAAACCGAGATCGATGACACGGAACAAGAAACTGGATCGAACCAGCCGCACATCGCCACAAACTCCTTTTTCGTCCGCAATGAGTAGGCTGGGCGAAAAAGGGTTTTTGCTCATTGCCGAACGTTCCTGTACACTAGTGTTCATAAATCCAAGTGCCCTGCGCCGTTCCCGACAGGGGGGTGTTTCATTGCCATTAAGCGACTGTAACGGAATTTTAACCTTGAAGTTTGAGCTTTGATCTTAGGCGCGTTGTCGAAGTTGCTGTTAAACGCGGAACTTTTTTAGGATTCAGGAGTCCCAACAACCGGTATT is part of the Rubripirellula reticaptiva genome and harbors:
- a CDS encoding RNA polymerase sigma factor, with protein sequence MNHRCAEEPSTHLSLLDRARDGDDEGWRMLIQVYGPLVYGWIRRCGVQSADAADVMQETFLAVSKALGRFDADRCDATFRGWLWTIAKHKLRDRQRADARVPTILDISAIEWSIVDDADPPSELDDDVASVRLRMLEVLRASIDARTWQMFWRTAVDGCDPATVADEMNVSRWAVYKARARVLQRLKKELSDFQS
- a CDS encoding serine/threonine protein kinase — protein: MLAINTGCLTANEMANLIGGKMEPADFDSAAEHVDGCESCQKLAQQLDLPSLCLDEPLLRDPQGVAVQTESACQFAIHRLLDRSHVQEQTVPPIDRLGPYQILRDLGQGGMGTVCLAQHDRLKRHCAIKLLPPSRVSQPGWLDRFEREMAAVASLEHPGIVRASDAGCESGWHYLVMEYLDGLDVGRVANRVGKLSIADACEIVRQAAMALGHVHGSGLVHRDVKPSNLMLTRAGIVKLLDLGLVLPGDDPLATDDRLTTVGHLMGTLPAMSPEQLIDSRQVDTSADVYSLGATLFRLIGGKWPFASDRGIAARVLAITNQSPPVLSSVRPEVNAKLDKFVGQMLDRDPLRRPSANVVADQISQWAAEADLKTLIRHAEQMNEPANVSLASMPQPSRNESLPPIDNLYKRFTGGFWPLAWLAVGAVLATVVIQIQTKRGTVVVTTDGDDTKVEVVSNDGAIPGETKAAVPARLYLGKDFDHWMDIFQREQQIEAIGQAMRAIELLSRDTEHRSKAAMRTLELANEYGTYQVNENPDAGILGYGAPSPTPERFMGYLTEVFSNYFPLPALGAIDTTLADGNDKAKVATILVLNKYVMGVSHSANYPERQEAAKEFIANYVKTNEGKNSIDRLLMHLGEAAEAFKPNSRDSLTTDNLHESPIVYESTWARQAAWGTAVEVVSAAKGNVDPPPWIAGYVVERVDHTVALYRDRPVDPKNGETIWETSNSLRGMMMDGTIVGGTEQVVHPNWLIDGEILAAAIEMRREGRLELPTEFAVETMMHPALVWYPWPDGYAKAIEQLTKLDPKTPQYVTAQVDRILRAATTEYAETQQSRTVGSLFRADLFDVVGPIYAKNFASASDAKSRLEILQKTNQDKNETFKLMVQILNERLAKEAP
- a CDS encoding metallophosphoesterase family protein — protein: MKILCFSDLHCDRDAATKLVSLAADVDVVIGAGDFANRHKGLSDTLDILCQIDKPAVLVPGNGETADELRQATKSWRSATVLHGNGCEIDDVSYWGVGGGIPVTPFGDWSYDFDETQAGALLSGCPDHAILVVHSPPIDTVDHDSSGRIRGSQAIRDTVMAKNPRLVVCGHIHSDWGNRVTLGQTTILNAGPSGIVIDLASPGADG